In Bacteroidales bacterium, the following are encoded in one genomic region:
- a CDS encoding glycosyltransferase, with translation MRKIIVIGPAYPLRGGIAAFTERLSDELFKQGNDVSIETYSFQYPKFLFPGKTQLSTEENTSKVPIQVSLNSINPFNWISLGKRLKKAKPDIVIFKYWIPFMAPALGTLARIIKKNKVTKCIALAHNILPHEKRIGDRCLSKYFIKAMDGFLVLSESVKKDLESFNFKKPVRISSHPLYDHFGELLKREEALRILQLDTDYNYLLFFGFIREYKGLDLALKALASAKLKGLKLKLIVAGEFYSEAKSYHDLVNKLSISNRVIFRSDFIPDSLVPAYFSAADLIVQPYKDATQSGVTQIAYHFNKPILVTNVGGLPELVPHKKAGYVSSLDTEEIASYILDFFKEKREKEFSANIFDLKKKYSWKLFVERFNELITDIESFK, from the coding sequence TTGAGAAAAATAATTGTTATCGGTCCGGCTTACCCTTTGCGGGGCGGTATTGCCGCTTTTACAGAGCGACTATCTGATGAATTGTTTAAGCAAGGTAATGATGTGAGTATAGAAACATACAGCTTTCAATATCCTAAATTTCTTTTTCCCGGTAAAACTCAATTAAGCACAGAAGAGAATACATCAAAAGTTCCAATTCAGGTTTCTTTAAACAGTATTAATCCTTTTAATTGGATTAGTCTGGGTAAACGTTTAAAAAAGGCTAAACCCGATATTGTTATTTTTAAATACTGGATTCCATTTATGGCTCCGGCTTTGGGAACGTTGGCACGGATTATTAAAAAAAATAAAGTAACAAAATGTATTGCTTTAGCTCATAATATTTTGCCTCACGAAAAACGAATAGGGGATAGATGCTTATCGAAATACTTTATTAAAGCAATGGATGGCTTTCTTGTGCTTTCCGAATCAGTAAAAAAAGATTTGGAAAGTTTTAACTTTAAAAAGCCCGTTCGTATTAGTTCACATCCGCTTTACGATCATTTTGGAGAACTTTTAAAAAGAGAAGAAGCTCTGAGGATTCTTCAATTAGATACCGATTATAACTATCTTCTGTTTTTTGGTTTTATCAGAGAGTATAAAGGATTAGATTTAGCTTTAAAAGCGTTAGCAAGCGCAAAATTGAAAGGCTTAAAATTAAAATTGATTGTCGCCGGAGAATTTTACAGTGAGGCTAAATCATATCACGATTTAGTAAATAAGTTGAGTATTTCTAATCGTGTAATTTTCCGTAGCGATTTTATCCCGGATAGCCTGGTTCCTGCTTATTTTTCTGCTGCTGATTTAATTGTACAGCCTTATAAAGATGCAACGCAAAGTGGTGTTACACAAATTGCTTACCATTTTAACAAACCTATTTTAGTGACTAATGTTGGAGGCTTGCCTGAACTTGTCCCTCATAAAAAAGCAGGTTACGTTTCCAGTCTTGATACAGAAGAAATAGCTTCATATATTCTCGATTTTTTTAAAGAAAAACGAGAAAAAGAATTTTCAGCTAATATTTTCGACTTGAAGAAAAAATATAGTTGGAAATTGTTTGTAGAGCGGTTCAATGAATTAATAACAGACATAGAATCGTTCAAATGA